The segment TCGTTTCTACGTAAGCCAACGAAGTTTTGCCGATGGAAAGCAAGCTGTTGCGAGGGATGACCACTGTCTCTTTGGTCATGCCGTCTTGATCCGAGGCGATCGGAATCGTCAACGTCGCTTGAGCAAACTCGCCCGGCTTCAAAAAGCCTTTCTCATTGTCGATCACGACGCGCACGCCAACGGTTCGCATTTTGGGATCAACGGTTGGTTCGATGAATTCGACACGGCCCTCGAAAGGCTCGCTGCCAAGTGACTGAGTCGTGGCAGTGACGATCTGACCAAGCTGAATCGCTTTGGCGTCTTCCGGAAACAGTTCGAGTACCAGCCAAACTTTGCTCAGGTCTGCCAAACGATAGATCGGAGCCCCGGCCTTGATGTATTGACCGGGCGTTGCCATTTTCTCGATTACGGTGCCACTAATTGGTGCGTATAAGTCAAGCGTCCTCTGAGCAGTTCGTTCAGCGTCGAGGTTGTTGATCTGAGGCTCGGTCATGCCAAGCTCGACAAGTCGCTGGCGAGAGCTTTTCAGCAGACGTCGATTTGAATTTTGTACCCGAGTGTTTGAAGAGTTTGATCGTTCGTTGTATTCCAACGTCTTCAGGTATTCGACTTGGGCCGAGTAGAGATTGGGCGAGTACAGCATCCCCAGCGACTCGCCTTGTTTAACTTCGATGCCGGTGTAGTCCGCTTTCAACTGTTCGATGCGACCGTCGATGTAGGCGGCAAGTGTCTTCTGCTGCGTTTCGTCGTATTTGATTTCACCAACGCTGCTTACCTCACGGGCCAAAGTCTGCAAAGTTGCAACCGTTGTCTTGATTCCCGCGACGCGGCGTGAACGAGGGTCGATTTCGATTGTGCTCGATGGGCCGGACGATCCACCTTTGGCAGCTGGAACCAATTCCATTGCGCAGACCGGGCAACGACCGGGCTTGTTGGTTGGAGGAACGCACATCATTGGGCAGATGTACGATACGTCGGCTTCCTGAGAAGTTGCTCCAGCGGCGTTTGAATCACTCCCCGCCGAAGCCGATTGGATCCAGTTGTTACGCTGAGCCAACCCAAGCAGTGCGATTCCGATTGCAAACGCTCCTATGATCATTGCGGGCACGAGGAACAGCTTGAGGATCTCAAGCGGCATTCCAAACTTGGATCGGACTGTCGGCCCTTGCTGTTCTTCCGCTGGTGCCGATGCGATCGAGTCAACAACCTGAACAGAATCGGATTCCGTTTCGCTGGGTGCGTCGATTACTGGCAAATCAATTGACCGACTCGCCATTCCATTGGTTTCTCCAACAGAGCTATTGCCTGTCGCCACGACAATCACCGTCGTCGCCGGATCGGTAGCTGATCCATTTCGCGCACCAGCACCTGCATCCGCAGGAAGCGGTATCCGTGTTTCGGGAGTGTCATTTTTGTCTGCCATGGTCATACTCGCGCAAGAATCTATTGGGCTTGATTGGCGAATCAGGATGTCTGATTCACAAACGAAGCTGTACGAAATCGAGATGAGTTCGCATTAAGTGCGTGAATGCGGGCAGTTGATTTCCTCGCGTGATGCTTCGGTAGTTCGTTTGGAACCCAAGTGAAAGATCACGACAGGCGAAACGAAGTTAGCAATGGCATCAGACAAAACGGCTCTTCAGAGCGTTTTGGTGGAGAAATGAGCGCGCATTTACGTTGTCGATTTCGGAATCAACACGTAAAACGAGAGAGCAGAACGCAACGTTCTTGAGAAGAAAGGGCCGCGAATTCAAGTGCGGATCGTGGATGGGCAACAAGTCGTTTACCGACTTCACGAGGATACCCAACGACCGGGGCCGCACAAATCAAAACTGGCGAGACGGTCTCGTTTGATTCGCTGGGCGGCACTGCTGGCGAAAGTGGATCCGGTTGGTCTTCCTCGGCGTTGCAATTGCAATCAACGCACTTGCAAGTCATCGCTTCGGGATTGCAGCAGCAGCCGTTTGTTGGAGCGGCTTGCTTGGTCGAACAACAACTGGGTTCCGAATCTTGAACCGCACGGGAACAACACGAGGATTCTGTAACGGACGGAACCGCTTCGACGGTTTTAGTCGCACTGCAACTGCACCCGCAGGCAGAACCAGATGTGAAAGCCAGCGATTGCAAACCGATGGCGGCGGTCGCGAACACCAAGAGTGTCGCGATCATCGAACGTCGAATTGTTGATTGGCTTTTCATTGTGCTGTCCTAGCCCAAATGATTGTGGGCTGGAGCTTCCGGGTCAAGACGAGTAACACCCTCACCATTATACGTCAGAATTGCTTTGTCAGTCCTTTGTTTGTCATTTCCGCATAACAGACGCCAAATCCCACTCAATCCGACGATGGCCGTACCTTGGAACGGTGATTTTTTTTGGGCTCAAACCACTGGTTTAGGCACTTTGTCCGTACCGAAATACGGCCTCTTGGCTGAGCCCATAAAACGCGAGGAATGTCAGTCCGTACTTTGGTACAGGATCAGGCTATCTGCCCGCGAAAGTCTGTACTTAAGTTCGGTTTCTGCTCGGTGATTTTTGCTCACCAGACGAGCGATTTTGAGTTTTTGAAACGTAACTTTGTCTGTCAATTCGTACCGTTCCGTTAATGGTCTTTCCGTTTGCGTTTGAGGCAAATGGAGATCAAGGCAGAAGCGGTACAGGGCTCCACACAAATGAATCGCAAAAACATCAAGCGTTGCATTCACGAAACACTTTTGACTTAGCTTCATCGTTTTCTCCTGCTTTTTTTAATGGCATGCCAGATGCTTATTAAATCGACGTCACACCCCCCAACTCACGAATCGTCGTCCTATCGGTTGACTGAACCGTTGTAAGACAGGCCGTAGCATGATGCGCAGGAACCACAACTTTCAAAATCGACTAATCGTTGCTGCGATTCTTTTACCTTCCCCTTCCGTCAAGCCAACAAACCAGCTTTTGGACAACTGAGATCCCATGAATAAACCACTATCAATTGAGCACGCTGAAAACACTTCGTTGAAGCAAACGGCCAAGCAGTTCGCAGGGCAAGTTTTGGCCGCGATCGCCTCCAAGCGTACCAAAGAATTGATTGACACTCCCATCAGCCAACCGACTGGGTTACAAGACAAGCTGATCATGGCACATCTCAAGCGGCAAGCCTTTCGTCAGAATGATGCCGACTTCTTCGAGCGACTTCACATTGACTTTTGGCAAGGCGAAGGTGGAGCTGTCTTTTCAGAGAACTGCGACCATCGCTTCGAAAATCTGTTTCTGTCGAAGCAAAAACTTGACTTCGATCAACTTCGCCAAATCTGGGACGAGCGACAGCCAAAGCACATCGTTGAATTCGGCTGCAACTCGGGCCTGTTACTCCAATACATGACGACTGAACTCGGCGGCGTTGAATCATCGACAGGCATCGAGATCAATGCAGAACAAGTTCGGAAGAATCAAGAATCATCAAAGTTCGATTCGCGAATAAACTTCCTCAATGCCGATGGCGGGAAGTGGCTACTTGAAAACGGGCAAGCGAATTCGCTGTTCGTGTCTAACGGCGGAGTCCTCGAGTACTTTCGACGCGAGCGACTCGATGAAATGCTAACTCACATTTGCAACAATCTTGGCCCTGCAGTTTTCTTTGCGGTTGAGCCTGTTGCTGACGATCACGATTGGAAGAAGACAACAGAATCCGTTCCGTTTGGTGAAGAGCTGTCTTTTTCGCACAACTACACAGACCTGTTTGAATCAAATGGTTTTCAGATTGTCCATCAAAGAGCGGTCGAGTTCGAATCGTGGAAAATGATGGCGACGATTGCTGTTACAGATTGAGAGTGCTGCAATTAGTCGCTGTCAAACTAGCCGACAATCGAGCGACGAAAACTAGCAGGCTAATTATTGAGTAGATCGGCTGGTGCCTACGAATTCCTCAACCGCAATGCATTGGCAATCACCGATACGCTACTCAGGCTCATCGCAGCGGCAGCGATCATTGGGCTCAATAGAGCGTTGATGCCGAAGAGCGGCACCAGAATTCCGGCGGCGATGGGTACGCCGAGTGCGTTGTAAATGAACGCGAAGAATAGATTCTGACGAATGTTGCTCATCGTGTCGCGGCTAAGCTTGATCGCTTTGACGATCCCATTGAGATCCCCTTTGACCAACGTGACTCCCGCACTTTCAATCGCGACGTCGGTGCCCGTGCCCATCGCGATGCCCACGTTTGCCTGAGCCAGTGCCGGGGCGTCGTTGATGCCGTCCCCCGCCATGGCAACAATTGCTCCAGACGATTGCAGCTGTTTGACTCGGTCGTGTTTATCTTCTGGACTGACTCCAGCTTCAACTTCGTCGATCGAGAGCTGATCCGCAACCGCCTTGGCCGTGCGCTCGTTGTCGCC is part of the Mariniblastus fucicola genome and harbors:
- a CDS encoding efflux RND transporter periplasmic adaptor subunit; its protein translation is MADKNDTPETRIPLPADAGAGARNGSATDPATTVIVVATGNSSVGETNGMASRSIDLPVIDAPSETESDSVQVVDSIASAPAEEQQGPTVRSKFGMPLEILKLFLVPAMIIGAFAIGIALLGLAQRNNWIQSASAGSDSNAAGATSQEADVSYICPMMCVPPTNKPGRCPVCAMELVPAAKGGSSGPSSTIEIDPRSRRVAGIKTTVATLQTLAREVSSVGEIKYDETQQKTLAAYIDGRIEQLKADYTGIEVKQGESLGMLYSPNLYSAQVEYLKTLEYNERSNSSNTRVQNSNRRLLKSSRQRLVELGMTEPQINNLDAERTAQRTLDLYAPISGTVIEKMATPGQYIKAGAPIYRLADLSKVWLVLELFPEDAKAIQLGQIVTATTQSLGSEPFEGRVEFIEPTVDPKMRTVGVRVVIDNEKGFLKPGEFAQATLTIPIASDQDGMTKETVVIPRNSLLSIGKTSLAYVETKPGVFQLRKLKTGPSVDGMVAVFEGIESGENVVSKSTFLLDAQMQLQGNPSLIDPDKAVEDGEAQLTEAEKEEIRKAMENLSDADRALAEAQVICPVTEVRLGSMGMGTPIKLEIEGRTVFICCEGCRDSWVNEPDKYFKILDDYLSGKSKQRELTDAEKSEIREALEPLSEEDRALAEAQVICPVTEVRLGSMGMGTPIKLEIEGRTVFICCEGCRDSWVNEPDKYFKILDDYLSDPNGSDNSMPMSPANGDDELPQMQLPQMQLPKMDLPQMQLPQMELPKQ
- a CDS encoding methyltransferase domain-containing protein; this encodes MNKPLSIEHAENTSLKQTAKQFAGQVLAAIASKRTKELIDTPISQPTGLQDKLIMAHLKRQAFRQNDADFFERLHIDFWQGEGGAVFSENCDHRFENLFLSKQKLDFDQLRQIWDERQPKHIVEFGCNSGLLLQYMTTELGGVESSTGIEINAEQVRKNQESSKFDSRINFLNADGGKWLLENGQANSLFVSNGGVLEYFRRERLDEMLTHICNNLGPAVFFAVEPVADDHDWKKTTESVPFGEELSFSHNYTDLFESNGFQIVHQRAVEFESWKMMATIAVTD